The Bactrocera dorsalis isolate Fly_Bdor chromosome 2, ASM2337382v1, whole genome shotgun sequence region aaaagtgataatcccAGAATCttaaatcccgaaaaaagggaagaacaaccatgttgctctaaagcagcaaaaattcaagcgcttcattcagaaaatgaaagcaaaatacttttacccactgcggtcatcaccaTAGCACATAAgggtgatttattcaaactaagagcactAATAGATCAAGgatctcaaagatcctttatatcatcaaaagctcaaaatcggctcaaattgccaataaaacattcaaatttccaaatctcgggaatgggcggaagaattatccaaaattcgaacaaaatatgcccaattacgatagtatctccaaatgcggatattagaatagatgcgcaagccatcgttctaccgcaacttaccaatttgcttccaagctacgaagtaaataaaatacactgggaaaaatgctcacatcttaaattagcagatcccaattgtcataccccatcacaaatcgacatattattaggcagtgacttaatacctcaaataattcttgaaggtattgagaaaatctccaataaattgttagcccaaaatacaatctttgggtggattataagtggccaagtccctgaaaaaatcaattctttcaCCACAAGAGTGGAAAATATCTCAAACGAGTTTTTAaacaatcaacttaaaaaattctgggaaatagaaaaattaccCCAAATTACCCagctttcagaagaagaccaggcatgcgaagcctattacaaatccacaacaacaagaaacgaacatggtcgttatgttgtgcgattacctttcaaaccaactttccctgaaaccatagctctaggccactctagagtatcagcagtccagcaatttctaagcctggaaaaaagcctgataaaGAAAAGCGAGCTTAAATCGGCATacgataatgtgatggacgaatatcttgacctcaatcatatggaagaagctgtaccatatgaaaaggtatctaaaggtagatatttatcattttatctgccacatcatggggtaataagacctgataaaattacaacaaaagtacgagtggttttcaatgcctcaaagtgtacgagctcaggcaaatcactcaatgatgtactatacacagggccaacattacaacctgatctcatgttgctaattctaaattggcgcatgtttaaatacgttttcaatggggatgtagagaaaatgtacagacaaattttagtacatgaagatgaccaagatttccagcgtatagtcttccgcaaatcaagtaatagtccaatcagcgactataaacttaaaaccgtcacctttggcatcaattgcgcaccctatttggcgatcaggacactacatgaagtggcaaaaacaaatgcaacaaatttgcctttagcatcttctgtgttgcaaacacaaacatacgtggacgacatactatcaggtagccacagtttgtccttagcgtgcgaatcactatctcaagtgatcaaagcactaaattcagcgggattccccttaaagaaaattacttcaaatcaccctgatataataaaagacattaaaaaggaagacttattagatacagatttccttaaatttgaaaaggctagTACAACTAAAACtctagggattcaatggaatgcgataacagatcaattctcatatacaattgagtcaatatctgcaatgtccgccattacaaaacgccaaatactttcctcggtggcaaaacttttcgaccccgcaggatggctttcgccaataatgattcaagcaaaaatcctcattcaagaattgtggcaagatggcacggaatgggatgaacaggtaaaacctttacgtttagcgaaatgggttcaatttgctaacaaattcgaatccctcgatgggtaaatttcacacctcacattaacacagaattacacggtttctgtgatgcctccgaaaaggcatattgcgcagcagtttacgtacgcacacagtacgataacaaaatatctgcacacctcttggtagccaaagccaaagttgcacctttgaagacactcagtctgccacggcttgaactgaatggtgctcttctgttagcaaaattaatttccatagtccaaacccatctcaaattaaacgatcataaaatgtatctttggtcagactcagagatagttttagcatggttagaaaaaccaccctattgctggaagacctatgtGTCTAACCGAATATCCCAAATTTTAGACCTggttggcccagcaaaatggcaacatgttgcaagtgcagataacccagcggatcttgggacaagaggttgcaagccattgcacctcaccagcactacactctggtggaatggtccaacatggctaacagaatcacaagaattctggccaaagtctcccgctcgtaatataataGCGCCGGAAAGtcgcaaaattgaaaattttcatatcactccagaagaggatgatattctccaccgattttcgtcatttgctagagccctaagagtagtcgcttacatgcacaaattcattcaaagacttaaactaaaaatgaaaggagcaccaaatgatccttgcgtacaactaacgcattccgacttgcaacatgccaaggtcagtctaatattatatacacaaactcgctatttcagcaaagagaaatcaaagttgctcgaaaagcgacctctcgaaaagggaagctcacttctcgtattaaatccattcttggattctaagggattaataagggcaaatggaagattggcaaactccagccttagttataacgaacgacatcccatcattattcCAGAGAAATCTCGTTTTACTTACCTATTTCTAGCATATCTGCACCATCTTACactgcatggtgagcatcgattaatgcaacaaatggtccgtcaagaattttatataccgcgactaaagccataaataaaaaggacgattttcatgtgtaaaccaTGTACCATGTACAAACAcaaaatgcgtacgcagatcatgacagctttaccacctgagcgctgcaactatgctctaccctttaccatcactggggttgattttgttggacctttccagataaaggcctccatgttaaggtcttcttcatttagataagggtatgtggctgtctttgtatgttttacgacaaaggcagtacacctcgagctttgtTCCGATCTGACCACTGCGGctttttttgcagcaattgcacgctttgtcggacgacgcggatttccttcaaaaataatgagcgataatgggaaaaactttgtcggagcccaaagagcaaccgagaaggagtttataaacttcatgaaagaagtctcccctgaaatagttaataaatatgcactccaagggatcgattggcaatttatacctccatgttctccacacatgggcggactttgggaatcagcagtaaaaagctttaagtcccatttaaagaaaacggctggtaatcataaattcaattatgaggagtttactacactactcactcgtattgaagccgtattaaattcaagacccATATCacccctctcgcaagatccctccgatttcaccgCTCTTACACCAGGTcatttcctcagaggagctcctcttctcgccatacctgagacagaaggagactcactcagtttaataaatcgatgggaaagaatcaagattctccatcacgaattcagccacagatggaaggaagactatctcaaagatctccataagagatatcggTGGAAAACGGCCCAGAAGGAAGCCAAGGCAGGAGAGTGCGTaatcatacaggacgaatgccttcctCCAACAGAATGGCGACTAGGCCGCATTGAAAAGGTTCATCGAGGATCAGATGGTCACATAAGAGTAGTCGATGTGCGAACACAAACCGGCATATTAACTCGACCAGTCACCAAactgtgttttcttccaaacagcGAAGAACACCTTCAAACTAAACCGCAAAATAACTcgcaaaattaatcaaaaaataataaatcaattccGCTAATTCGAAATTAACACGCGTTATAATccgtacacaaacaaaaaataaattcaaacaagcGCGTTGAAGACcaacttattatacatatacatatgtatagatatgtagctacaacaactacattctaatattataaacaaaatcaatttaattacaattttatattcccaTAGAAATGGACGTAGAGGAGACCCAAACCGCCTCCAACACCGTAAGGTCCGAAATCGCTATACCCAAAGCGTCGGCTGCACCCGTTGCCGCTCCAAGGACCAGGGTTATGCGACCACCGCCATCCGCCGAAGCAGTCAGGGAGATGAGAGAAGAGCAGCTATTGGAGCCACAGGGGCCTCCATGTTGCAGCCTGTGCCATCGCCCACACGCCCTGAAACGATGCTCCATTTTTAAGAGCATGAAGCCCGCTCAACGaaaacaggttgcaagagcccATGGGCATTGCATGACCTGCCTGGCAGATGACCACGCCACCATAGAGTGCTGGGCCGACGGCGCCTGTCAATATTGCCAGAGGCCCCATCACACTCTATTCTATCGTTTTCCGCGCCGTGCCAATCCGTCGGAAAGTAGCACCAACACACGTACCAGACCACGCAGTGATGCTATCCGGCGTCGACGAAGCAGCCAATCAACCACAACGCGTACACGGCCATCTCCGCCACGCCACGCTCATCGTCAGCACCAACGACGCTCAACAGGGTTGAGCGCTGTACTCAGTACACTACAACAGCTGCAACAGCTCCTAGCCGattaattcgcctaggggggccgggatgttcacATGAGCTATGAGCGTTCTGCAGCATCCCACATCACATCATCACACatcaccacacatcacatcatatcacgtcacaacacctcatcacacaacagctcacagcataccaaaatacacacacacgcatcaaacacCGATCACTACTACAACactgcaacacaacaaccatACGATCATCAACGAGACGACTCGTAATGTTAGCcaatattcaccacccaaatCATCAAATGGGATTGACCCGACCGGGATTGGCTTCTTACCGTTTCATCCGTGAAGAAAGAGAGTCGTCCGCGAATTTAAGTTTTATCAGCATTCCTTTTGCATTTTGCACTTGTGCTACCGCAAAAATCACAGCAATCTCCGTTTTAAAAACCGCCAAGTGACGTGACACAGCAAGTTCGCCAACCGTGTACCACCGTGGGTTTCGCAAAAAACCCAAGCAaagtgtgcatatatttatacatatttatattgtgtAACTCTCCCTAATAAACCTTTTATAAAGTGTGTGGAAAGCAGTGTGTTTTATTTCCCACCTCAGAATTATCCTACAACACGTAAGTATACTAGTGGCATACGTGAACATACACTATCCCCTAGAACTTATTATGAAATTGGCGGCCTTCgtccgcgctttaaaaaaataatcctgGCCGAGCGagtacccggggtgactgaagtactttcgcatagtactcctttctgcgttggcggccttcggccgcgctttaaaaaagtAACCCTAGCCAAGCGATTACCCGGgatgactgaagtacttttgcgtagtactcctttctgcgtcgGTGGCCTTAGGCCGCGCTTTAGAAAAATAACCCTGGCAGAGCGAATATCCGGGGTGACTGacgtactttcgcgtagtactcctttctgcgttggcggccctggccgagcgaatacccggggtgactgaaatcctttcgcgtagtactcctttctgcgttaaaaataaaaaaaatatattgagtttttgttataaagtggttaaagtggttatatttttttgttatcatgcactcatattgaaacaaaatttgagttttcgtactgtacttgtatactttacattttattacgtaatattgttatataatattacttatacatatgtatatataatatttcataatattGCTAATACGTGTacataatattacttattaacttaataaatttaaaaaagaaaatatccatatgcatgaatagaggaatttcagcgaattgccttatcatcccatggcagcgctccatttcgtcttAATTTTAGGTAAACAAATAAGGTTCAGaagagtgtaaaatgtaattaaagattttttaggtaaaaaccctgctaaaagtgtaaaatgtgaatttatttaaaagcttaTAGTGCAGttgaattaatttaaagtgaaaaatgtgaataaagtgtgtttaatgtggtgaaatagcttcttgaaatgttcaaagtttgtgaatttttgaactttagggtcgaatatctcgtaaaataaGCGTTTGCGGTACCTATAACCTATAATAAGAATATTTCTtctaatcaggaggacttcctctttccaacggtaccttcaaatcgcggcgccaaagaaatcggaattgtgccggTCGATCGGTCGGCCGGGTAATCGAAGTGAGCATCACCCTTAATTATTATGAAGCGCTATCATATgacaataaacaaatatgagcaattcgctGACATTAAGTAATATCACATAGTATGACAATATTGCGTAATAAAGTCATCAAATACTTAGGTTACCTCGGGTACTGACTCGAACATGATTATTTTTTAGTGAGCGGCTGAAGGCCACCAACGTAGAACGGAGTACTACGCAAAAATACTTCAGTCACGCCGGGTATTCGCTGgaccagagttattttttaaagcgcggccgaaggccgtcAACGCAGAAAGGATCACTACGCGAAAGTGCATCAGTCACCCCGGGCTTTGGCTGGACTAGGGCTACTTTTTCAGAGCGCGGTCGAAGGTCGTCAGCGcaaaaaggagtactacgcgataGTGCTTTAGTCACCCTGGGTATTGACTCGACtggggttatttttttgaagcgcggccgaaggccgccaacttATAAAAGGGAACTACgcaaaagtacttcagtcacaccgatttgatataaattttataatatttacatagattttacttatattattactattatttgtgtttataaaatattaatcccatattatacatatacactagaggacccgcttaggttttactgtggctgatacatagatagtactactaataccatctatatgatttctattagttagattataagtaggtattagttaaggaataatcgcatttttgatgaagcaacaaaaatgaatcaaaaagcatttcgtgcattaagaaagaattggtttttggggtaaaaatactattgaatttgggctgtgcatcagtgaaatcaatcgagtccaatcgattgtcagcctagtgaactgcatattaagaaacggttctcaaacGTGGAAAGAcataaaaatcggctggcaaggttttggcatcagtcttttgggatgcccgtggtatattattcatcgaatgataaatgagccagttttaattcattgcattgtgtatttgattgcagttctattctaccattgccaatatttagcaattttattattttttaggaaggatcagtttgaaattgtacgcatatacatatgtatgtattcatcgtttccgtttaaatattgcattgctctgtgcaatgcttcgaaaagatttctgtatatctcaatttttttatcaacacttcagttatgccgctattttttcatgccagaccttttgcaattttaaattgcctgtcaagatacccccttcaatagttagcaggtatgaaaaaaatgttatagctacccatagatgtattgaatcatccaatttattacttaagaacgaacaactctgtctacaatataaaaacttgatccacagatgtcgccttttactttggcatcgttttctttaatgtacgtttacgccaatttaaggtttgaatattggatactgtgatggtagcgccatctatcggtcaaacattccaaaattaacaattgattaaaagtgaaaaaataatttaaaaaacattttccagtggaccaaattgtaaatctaaaccattctcgaatctccttgaacatacacacaaaatttcattaaaatcggtccatccgtttaggagcagttccaATGCAAACACATGggcagaagatttatatatataaagacatATAGATGGAAAAAGGTTCACAACTCAATTatagctttaaaatttttgaaaagtattttttattatagttaatatAGACAGAAGAATCGCGCGAAAATAcaagcaaagaaaaaatgttgaaaattttacatatttggtGTTTGAGATGTGGCAACGCTCATTTTcttcataattgtaaacaatatatTGCATGTAGGTGTTTCATTAAATTGCATATTTAAAGTTAGTTTCAGCAAAGTGGCTGCGATACCAGAAGAAGCCAGTGCCAGTGGAATTTTATTTAAGAACGTACCGCTGCTAACAGTAATGATATCAAGAAAGTTTTTTCGGTGCCTCCTGGCgcatccaaaaaataaaatccacaGTCCCCACTGCAAATAGCTTGCATAATGACTCATACACTAATATCTGCTGAACATTGATTTTCGGAACATTTAACTGAACATAGGAATTCAATTCATTGCGATTATACTGTTGTTCACGTTGTAATTTCTGATTTAAAATATCATATGTAGGTCAATTATGCGATGTTAAGCTCAATGCCGCTAATGTCTTGTTAGATATTTGTagataaacataaattttcaatcATCACCAATGCCTTATTATAAATTTCCGGCGTGCAATCCATTAAAGAATCTGAATGCAACAAactcgatgtaaaatgtcttctgCCATATGTTCTCGATAAGTTGTACACAATTCCATTGGGTTCAAAGGAAAAGTACATACCATCCTCCATCAAATTCAAACGTTGACATGCCTCACGATATGTTGCACACAATTGTTTATTAACGATTTTCAATTGTTGGAATGATGTTAggccgtctgaagaacaacaaagcggcgggggtcGATTGATTGCCGGCTGAGCTaatcaaacacggcggcgaagatcTGATAAGGAGCAAGCATGAGCTTATTTGTAAAAAGGTCAGATGAAAGCATCCCCAAATAcaggaatttaagtgtactctacccaatccataaaaacggagaccccacaatctgcaccaaccgTGGGgtaagccttctcaacatcgtatataaggttctatcgagcgtattgtgtgaaagattaaagcccaccgtcaacaaactgattagaccttatcagtgtggcgttagacctggcaaatcaacaaccagAGGGGTGGactatgcgccaaatcttggaaaagaccagtgaaaggagaatcgacacacaccacctcttcgtcgatttcaaagctgctttcgacagcacgaaaagggagctgcctttatgcggcgatgtctgaatttggtatccccgcaaaactaatacggttgggtaaactgacgttgagcaacaccaaaaccTCTGTCAacatcgggaaggacctctccgagccgttcgataccaaacgaggtttcaaacaaagcgacttcttcaacctgctactggagaaaatagttcgagctgcagaacttaatcgagcaggtacaatcttgtataagagtgtacagctgctggcgtatgccgatgatatttatatcatcggcgtcaacacccgcgccgttagttctgctttctccagtcTGGACAAGGgcgcaaagcaaatgggtctggtagtgaacgagagcaagacgacatatctcctgtcatcaaacaaacagtcgtcgcacttgcgacttggcactcacgtcactgttgacagtcataacattgaagttgtagatagtttcgtctatcttggaaccagcataacaccaccaacaatgtcaggctggaaattcaacgcaggataactcttgccaacagtgctacttcggactgagtaggcaattgaaaagtaaagtcggGGATGTTCGAGCAAGCAAATAACTGCAGCAATATTGCGACAGTGTTGTTTTTCTGCAGATACTCAGTTCATACTTATATTGCAACACTTTTGCGTCGAATGATGCCGTGCTGTACTGCCGCAGTGATTGAGGCTCGAACATCCccgtcctctctcgacgaacaaaaaccaaactctataagtcactcagacgatgacaacaactgatgagttgaTGTTGCGAGTTTACggcctttgcgcgttggccaaggcgaatatcgcattcgattaaacgatgagctgtgagatatatgacgacattgacatagttcagtgaattaaaagacagcggctatgctgattaggtcatgttgtccgaatggacaaaatcatttcagctctgaaagtattcgacgctgtacccgccgggggaaggcAGAGGAGACCTCCAgcccgttggaaggaccaagtggaggacctggctacgcttggaatttccaattgacgACACgtaacgaaaaaaagaaacgactgacgcactgttgttaactcgcgtaagcggtgtctacgccaattaagaagaagatgcaTCACTTTacaaacacatttacatatcgcattttctttacttttcatcggttaacattttttattagcgatcaTGCGGCACAAATCCCTCCgttcacacatatttttataccatgaatagggtatattaagtttgtaacacccagacagaagcgtcggagaccctataaagtatatatttaaattatcagTATGATCAATGTAATcagcgaagaaattgttcagattggttaactatagcaaatagcttccatacaaactgaatgatcgaaatGAAATGCTGGCATGGCAAACTTTCTCATTTGAAGATATATCTAATGTAACCTCCGAAGAAACTGTTCACATCGGCACCTGTGAAGagtatatttttccaattaGCATTGACGAATAATATAAACTTccaaaatagaaaattatttgaaactgTTATAAAACGTAAATGTTAAAATTCATGGTATATGTTCAGAATAGCGGGTTTTCGGATTTTGTGGAAAAGTCtcaaaaaatgtgtgtaaatgtatttaacaaataaattgcGCTCGCGcgcttaaaaacaaaatttgttttgatataatgaaaattttatttattgcgaaGTATACTTTCCAGCATTCACTTAACCGTTGTCATCGTCGATGCATCtgcgggaataatgagtgacttataagaGTTAGGTttctgtt contains the following coding sequences:
- the LOC125776733 gene encoding uncharacterized protein LOC125776733, which gives rise to MDVEETQTASNTVRSEIAIPKASAAPVAAPRTRVMRPPPSAEAVREMREEQLLEPQGPPCCSLCHRPHALKRCSIFKSMKPAQRKQVARAHGHCMTCLADDHATIECWADGACQYCQRPHHTLFYRFPRRANPSESSTNTRTRPRSDAIRRRRSSQSTTTRTRPSPPRHAHRQHQRRSTGLSAVLSTLQQLQQLLAD